Proteins encoded in a region of the Antedon mediterranea chromosome 2, ecAntMedi1.1, whole genome shotgun sequence genome:
- the LOC140039361 gene encoding uncharacterized protein — protein MGLYTLSLLSLIAVSGFIYYGSYRYKKYDYDIVYGLANNDRFNGLNWTYDSDFIGKPISISLSLSYIELSQATARPDTYNALHDLKRINMYSGTFKRKFFNAPIRYYHNSQSTFNMSELCMCGDIELNPGPQNGRHYGNSNHQPGTNTIVCNNNNQAQVLRRNTQLDLNAGGSRRSPTFDFINQCKGLRIAHININSLTDKIDQLRLLLHRTQLHILAISETKLSDIIHDNEVSLPGYTLLRRDRNRHGGGVAMFIASSLSFTQLIVDPKHASIESLLVEIHVASVVIRASVVYRPPNSPAIYFTHLESFLEDYCDSKDFIMLGDLNVDMLKPHRNRNSLMHIMDLFNLTQIILNATRTTRDSQTLIDVILTTNKELHDNNTTLSSDISDHDFIFTSIRIKPPKNVHDQRTFRDFRNFNEDNFINDLKKLPWNIIPQLDDVNVCLKVLHNFLGGVINVHAPEKTKRFKKSLPLWLKGRDDILILMHERDRLKSKAKPNGQAELWLQIKKLRNQINKMCRKSKVNYYRNFLIESANDTSKMWKGMKHLISSKSNWLPSSRVSCESVLEQLSRLDCGTSLGVNCYPIKLLKLAAPVIAPSVTFICNLSLSSGIFPNDLKIAKVVPIYKSGAKDELNNYRPISVLPILSKIIERAAHIQLYDYLTAQNILSDNQSGFRKHFSTTTALTNTCDNWLDAMNGGRLTGSVFIDLRKAFDTVNHKIMLRKLTRCGVSSSGIEWFTSCLTNRTQTVKFKNTYSNFLTITHGIPQGSILALLLFTIYINDLATVPEHGTLDLYADDSTLYYSHSNIHIINRNIKSDLSLINTWLTSNRLSLHTDKTEAMLIGVPQRLKHKTIDVSIAAQPIKVVTNHKHLGVHIDNQLNWHTHVKETFPLEIQPYQYEPLRKAGEFENDDEEEEDDVEAEGREEREGREEREGN, from the exons ATGGGTCTTTATACTCTATCATTACTTTCATTAATTGCTGTATCTGGGTTCATATATTATGGATCCTACCGATACAAGAAGTATGATTATGATATTGTTTATGGATTGGCGAACAATGACCGTTTTAATGGACTAAATTGGACATACGACAGTGATTTTATCGGTAAGCCTATATCAATTTCATTATCGCTCTCCTACATCGAGTTGTCGCAGGCGACAGCAAGGCCGGATACATATAATGCTCTACACGATCTGAAGCGTATAAATATGTATAGCGGGACTTTCAAACGCAAATTTTTCAATGCGCCCATCCGATACTATCATAACTCTCAAAGTACATTTAACATGTCAGAATTATGTATGTGTGGAGATATTGAATTAAACCCTGGTCCACAAAATGGCAGACATTACGGAAATAGTAATCATCAACCCGGAACGAATACCATTGTTTGCAACAACAACAATCAAGCTCAAGTACTTCGAAGGAATACCCAGCTTGATTTGAATGCAGGTGGCAGCCGGAGATCCCCAAcgtttgattttataaatcaatGCAAGGGATTACGAATTGCGCACATCAATATAAACAGTTTAACGGACAAAATCGATCAACTCCGACTGTTATTGCATCGTACTCAACTACATATTTTGGCAATTTCGGAGACTAAACTCTCGGATATAATTCACGATAATGAAGTATCACTACCTGGGTATACTCTCCTTCGCCGTGATAGGAATAGACATGGAGGAGGGGTGGCAATGTTTATTGCCAGCTCATTGTCTTTTACCCAGTTAATCGTGGATCCTAAACATGCTAGTATCGAATCCCTTCTTGTAGAAATTCATGTGGCTTCAGTCGTAATACGGGCATCAGTTGTCTACAGACCCCCAAACTCGCCTGCGATATATTTTACTCATCTTGAGAGTTTCCTGGAAGACTATTGTGATTCCAAGGATTTCATCATGCTAGGCGATCTTAATGTGGACATGCTGAAACCACACAGGAATAGAAACAGTCTCATGCATATCATGGACTTATTCAATCTGACACAGATTATCCTGAATGCAACGCGTACGACCAGAGACTCTCAAACGTTAATTGATGTTATACTCACAACCAACAAGGAATTACACGACAACAATACAACGTTGTCTTCAGACATAAGTGATCATGACTTTATTTTTACATCAATACGTATCAAACCTCCCAAGAATGTACATGATCAGCGGACCTTCAGGGACTTCCGAAATTTCAACGAGGATAACTTCATTAATGACCTGAAAAAACTACCTTGGAACATAATTCCTCAACTTGATGACGTGAACGTCTGTTTAAAAGTTCTTCACAATTTCCTTGGTGGAGTTATTAATGTCCATGCTCCAGAAAAAACGAaacgttttaaaaaaagtttgcccttgtgGTTAAAAGGTCGTGATGACATATTGATTCTGATGCACGAACGTGATAGATTAAAGTCAAAGGCAAAACCAAACGGTCAAGCTGAACTATggttacaaattaaaaaattaagaaatcaGATTAATAAAATGTGTAGAAAGTCAAAAGTTAATTATTATAGGAACTTTTTAATTGAATCTGCGAATGACACCAGCAAGATGTGGAAAGGAATGAAACATTTGATCTCATCAAAGTCTAACTGGTTGCCATCTTCT AGGGTATCTTGTGAGTCTGTCCTGGAGCAGCTTAGTCGATTGGACTGTGGAACGTCGCTTGGAGTAAATTGTTACCCTATCAAATTGCTCAAGTTGGCAGCCCCTGTTATTGCGCCTTCTGTGACATTTATCTGTAATCTTTCACTTTCATCTGGTATTTTTCCAAATGACCTAAAAATCGCCAAAGTTGTTCCCATATATAAAAGTGGGGCCAAGGACGAACTCAACAATTATCGACCTATATCCGTTTTACCAATCCTCTCTAAAATCATTGAACGCGCTGCTCATATCCAACTCTATGACTATCTTACAGCACAGAACATTCTCTCAGATAACCAATCAGGCTTTAGGAAACACTTCTCTACCACTACAGCACTTACTAACACATGTGACAACTGGCTCGATGCTATGAATGGGGGTCGCCTCACCGGGTCAGTTTTCATAGATTTAAGAAAAGCTTTTGACACGGTCAACCACAAGATCATGCTTAGAAAATTGACTCGGTGTGGTGTATCCTCATCTGGCATCGAGTGGTTCACATCATGTCTAACTAACCGCACtcaaacagttaaattcaaaaACACTTATTCTAATTTTCTCACCATAACACACGGTATACCTCAGGGGTCCATTCTTGCACTCTTGTTATTCACAATTTACATCAATGACCTTGCCACTGTTCCAGAACATGGCACTCTTGATCTTTATGCTGATGATTCCACCCTCTATTATTCGCACTCTAACATACATATAATTAACAGAAACATCAAATCTGACCTCTCACTAATTAACACATGGCTCACCTCTAACCGATTATCATTACACACTGACAAAACTGAGGCGATGTTAATTGGCGTCCCTCAGCGGCTTAAACACAAAACAATAGACGTATCGATTGCTGCACAACCGATCAAAGTTGTAACTAACCACAAACACTTAGGTGTACACATTGACAATCAACTTAACTGGCATACCCATGTCA